From the genome of Campylobacter vulpis, one region includes:
- a CDS encoding type II toxin-antitoxin system HicA family toxin, which translates to MPELPRMTAKEAERLLLQNGFLIDRQKGSHRIYKKDSYRMVIPHHSGEILHPKIIKQLFEIIEMSKE; encoded by the coding sequence ATGCCTGAATTGCCAAGAATGACTGCAAAAGAAGCAGAAAGGCTTTTATTGCAAAATGGTTTTTTGATTGATAGGCAAAAAGGTAGCCATAGAATCTATAAAAAAGATTCTTATAGAATGGTTATTCCTCATCATAGTGGAGAGATTTTACATCCTAAAATCATAAAGCAACTTTTTGAAATTATTGAAATGAGCAAGGAATAA
- a CDS encoding VirB4 family type IV secretion/conjugal transfer ATPase: MQKNPLFKGLTRPPMIFGVPMTPLVIAMGGILLLAFYSQNIFLIAFAIPVFFIMKAMTKRDDFIFRLMFLKMRFFSNPASKNYYKVKTYSTNSYRQMPKNSNFPKISVFGLNAEPSFEKLIPFSSLISDSVVITKDYFLMTTWEVGGISFEAEEDDELDMKNDLLNMLFKSFANEPVSFYFHNCRYSIEDKLTSKFNNAFLEEIDKKYYESFKQGTLRKNSLYLTLIFNPLKVKIEKTTFLKSSFESKRKAISLFLIKFSEFTDRLEANIKDFNPKRLKTYLKDDKTYSKQLEFYNYLLGGKINPVRVLKAPIHQYLNGNLQNIQFGHETIQINSNDGVKRFARCIEIKDYTNETFSGILDILMYLDIEYIITQSFSPIPRIDAKSAISRQKKQLIATEDDGFSQVEQIDEALDQLTNGEISFGKYHFSILVYGDSLKECKDNANQVITKMNELGFAVTLANIALSATFFSQLPSNFAIRPRINLISSLNYSSLIALHNFSMGKRDKNCWGDAVSILKTPNKQPYYFNFHQNSGVNKNDFGELFLANTLILGQSGGGKTVFMNFIVNQMLKYANKDTFPDDIPQENRKFTAIYLDKDKGALGNILCAGGRYISIENGKPTGFNPFMVESTQENIRQLQTLMKLLVTRNNEILTTREEEMLNNAVNSLMKGFEREERKYPISLLLENLTENVDDDNSLKSRLALFKKGKQFGWVFDNEFDNLDFPDEINLFGIDGTEFLDDKDVSGILSYYILWRVMSLADGRRLCIDIDEAWKWLENDIVQEEVKNKFKTIRKQNGFLRLATQSVEDFLKLKNATTLIEQSATMVFLPNPKAKEEEYVKGIGLSYDEYMIIKGFKPSKRQFLIKRQDEKVICTLDLSSLGNENLKILSTGTAHIDTIEKIFAQNHKSLDEKVAELKEFYRNS; this comes from the coding sequence ATGCAGAAAAATCCACTTTTCAAAGGCTTAACTCGTCCTCCTATGATTTTTGGTGTTCCTATGACACCTCTTGTTATAGCAATGGGAGGCATTTTATTGCTTGCGTTTTATAGTCAAAATATCTTTTTAATTGCTTTTGCAATTCCTGTATTTTTCATTATGAAAGCAATGACAAAAAGAGATGATTTTATTTTCCGATTGATGTTTTTAAAGATGAGATTTTTCTCTAATCCCGCTTCTAAGAATTACTATAAGGTTAAAACATATAGCACAAATTCTTATAGACAAATGCCAAAAAACTCAAATTTCCCAAAAATATCAGTTTTTGGACTGAACGCAGAACCTAGTTTTGAAAAGCTTATTCCCTTTTCATCTTTAATTAGTGATTCTGTGGTGATTACAAAAGATTATTTTTTGATGACAACTTGGGAAGTTGGTGGAATTAGTTTTGAAGCTGAGGAAGATGATGAATTGGATATGAAAAATGATCTTTTAAATATGTTATTTAAATCTTTCGCAAATGAGCCTGTAAGTTTTTATTTTCATAATTGTAGATATTCTATTGAAGATAAATTGACTTCAAAATTTAACAATGCTTTTTTAGAAGAGATTGATAAAAAATATTATGAATCTTTCAAACAGGGAACGCTTAGAAAAAATTCTTTATATCTAACTCTAATCTTTAATCCCTTAAAGGTAAAAATTGAAAAAACAACATTTCTAAAAAGCTCTTTTGAAAGCAAAAGAAAGGCAATTAGCTTATTTTTAATTAAATTTAGCGAATTTACCGATAGATTGGAGGCAAATATCAAAGATTTTAATCCAAAACGATTAAAAACATATTTAAAAGATGATAAAACTTACTCAAAACAATTAGAGTTTTACAACTATCTACTCGGTGGAAAAATTAATCCTGTAAGAGTCTTAAAAGCTCCTATACATCAATATTTAAATGGCAATTTACAAAACATACAATTTGGACACGAAACTATTCAAATTAATAGCAATGATGGTGTAAAAAGATTTGCTAGATGTATTGAAATTAAAGATTATACAAATGAAACTTTTTCAGGTATTTTAGATATTTTGATGTATTTAGATATTGAATATATCATCACTCAAAGCTTTTCACCTATTCCTAGAATAGACGCAAAATCCGCAATATCTAGACAAAAAAAGCAGCTCATAGCAACTGAAGATGATGGATTTTCGCAAGTAGAGCAAATTGATGAAGCTTTAGATCAGCTCACAAATGGGGAGATTTCTTTTGGAAAATACCATTTTTCAATTCTTGTTTATGGAGATAGCTTAAAGGAATGTAAAGATAATGCAAATCAAGTCATTACAAAGATGAATGAATTAGGATTTGCAGTAACACTAGCAAACATTGCCCTAAGTGCAACTTTCTTTTCGCAACTACCATCAAATTTTGCCATACGCCCAAGAATTAATCTTATTTCATCGCTTAATTATTCCTCATTAATAGCTTTACATAATTTTTCTATGGGGAAAAGAGATAAAAATTGCTGGGGTGATGCTGTAAGCATACTCAAAACTCCTAATAAACAACCTTATTATTTTAACTTTCATCAAAACTCTGGAGTTAATAAAAATGATTTTGGAGAGCTATTTTTAGCAAATACCTTAATATTAGGTCAAAGTGGCGGTGGTAAAACCGTGTTTATGAATTTTATCGTCAATCAAATGCTTAAATATGCAAATAAAGACACTTTCCCTGATGATATACCGCAAGAAAACAGAAAATTTACAGCCATTTACTTGGATAAAGACAAAGGGGCTTTAGGCAATATTTTATGTGCAGGTGGCAGATATATTAGCATTGAAAATGGTAAGCCCACAGGATTTAATCCTTTTATGGTTGAAAGCACACAAGAAAATATAAGACAACTCCAAACCCTAATGAAGCTTTTAGTTACTAGAAATAATGAAATCCTTACAACTAGAGAAGAGGAAATGCTTAATAATGCAGTCAATTCTCTTATGAAAGGCTTTGAAAGGGAGGAGAGAAAATATCCTATCTCTTTGCTACTTGAAAATTTAACAGAAAATGTAGATGATGACAATTCTCTAAAATCAAGATTAGCACTTTTTAAAAAAGGCAAACAATTTGGCTGGGTATTTGATAATGAATTTGACAATTTAGACTTCCCTGATGAAATTAATCTATTTGGCATTGATGGCACAGAATTTTTAGATGATAAAGATGTATCAGGGATACTTAGCTATTACATTCTTTGGCGTGTGATGAGTTTAGCAGATGGTAGAAGACTTTGTATTGATATAGATGAGGCTTGGAAGTGGCTTGAAAATGACATCGTGCAAGAAGAAGTTAAAAATAAATTTAAAACCATTAGAAAACAAAATGGCTTTCTAAGATTAGCAACGCAAAGCGTGGAAGACTTTTTAAAACTTAAAAACGCAACAACACTTATAGAACAATCCGCAACAATGGTATTTTTACCTAATCCAAAAGCTAAAGAAGAAGAATATGTAAAAGGAATAGGCTTAAGCTATGATGAGTATATGATTATTAAAGGGTTTAAACCCTCAAAAAGACAATTTTTAATCAAAAGACAAGATGAAAAAGTTATTTGCACTTTGGATTTAAGCTCTTTAGGCAATGAGAATTTAAAAATTCTCTCCACAGGAACAGCTCATATAGACACAATAGAAAAAATATTTGCACAAAATCATAAAAGCCTTGATGAGAAAGTGGCAGAGCTTAAAGAATTTTATAGGAATTCATAG
- a CDS encoding EexN family lipoprotein, protein MKNVIKLGLLSAVVATLFSACSSEPKSVQYYEDPKNVKELEAKIKECDKNANSAENDTECANAYKARYSKSLQKPRESAMEFFKNQNANDK, encoded by the coding sequence ATGAAAAATGTCATTAAACTAGGTTTGCTTAGTGCAGTTGTTGCCACTTTATTTTCTGCTTGTTCTTCAGAGCCAAAGAGTGTGCAATATTATGAAGATCCAAAAAATGTCAAAGAATTAGAAGCTAAAATCAAAGAATGCGATAAAAACGCTAATTCTGCAGAAAATGATACAGAATGTGCAAATGCTTACAAGGCACGATACTCAAAATCACTTCAGAAGCCGAGAGAAAGTGCTATGGAGTTTTTCAAAAATCAAAATGCAAATGATAAATAA
- the mobP1 gene encoding MobP1 family relaxase, giving the protein MSRPIKIFDDEIIARKVFTKIENASKLPLNYINKNRDKYTKDIKTGKLISKNMFRKNTEVVVKITSGSKNSQALSKHLDYISRKGNVELITNDFDRYVGEDEILEVKRIFKNEGSPIPLYKEGAKEKRHTINMVFSMKEHSTTPKEKLQQATITTLKRIYPNNLFVVAFHGDTDNPHCHICLKVADKNGKRINPRKADLANLRVEFAKALNELGVEAKATNKKQKEVEVNQEYSAKLNREKQIDKAPQIKMHYYQVMDFGEANYQFSTDKNAKKSYYVSYKTKKGIATIWGQDLERVVKENKVLRGEYARFKIVGKEDYEIIRKVKINNKWQEVAKTLTKHIWDVSVIGREKDLKQIPKTTNAKKYKIIQNKGVNSERAYTKQYRQRVLQELSNQSTIRREVAQERNSMRVLSKQPMVYDTKRTQMLLHLNALNQLQQRERRRADNSLRWTSARNNEITRDG; this is encoded by the coding sequence ATGTCAAGACCGATTAAAATATTTGACGATGAGATAATTGCTAGGAAAGTTTTTACTAAAATAGAAAACGCTTCAAAGCTACCGCTAAACTATATCAATAAAAATAGAGATAAATACACTAAAGATATAAAAACAGGTAAGCTTATTAGTAAAAATATGTTTAGAAAAAATACTGAAGTCGTTGTAAAAATTACTTCAGGTTCTAAAAATTCCCAAGCACTTTCAAAACATCTTGATTATATTTCTCGCAAGGGAAATGTAGAATTAATTACAAATGATTTTGATAGATATGTAGGAGAAGATGAGATTTTAGAAGTTAAAAGAATTTTCAAAAATGAAGGATCTCCTATTCCATTATATAAAGAAGGTGCTAAGGAAAAAAGACATACTATTAATATGGTTTTTTCTATGAAAGAGCATTCTACAACTCCAAAAGAAAAATTGCAACAAGCCACAATAACAACTTTAAAAAGAATATATCCAAATAATCTTTTTGTTGTTGCTTTTCACGGAGATACGGATAATCCGCATTGTCATATTTGTTTAAAAGTTGCGGATAAAAATGGAAAAAGAATTAATCCTAGAAAGGCTGATTTAGCTAATTTAAGAGTGGAATTTGCAAAAGCATTAAATGAATTAGGTGTTGAAGCAAAAGCTACAAACAAAAAGCAAAAAGAAGTAGAAGTAAATCAAGAGTATTCTGCAAAATTAAATAGGGAAAAGCAAATTGATAAAGCTCCGCAAATAAAAATGCATTATTATCAAGTTATGGATTTTGGAGAGGCAAATTATCAGTTTAGCACCGATAAAAATGCAAAGAAAAGTTATTATGTGAGCTATAAAACTAAAAAAGGAATTGCTACAATTTGGGGACAAGATTTAGAAAGAGTTGTTAAAGAAAACAAAGTTTTAAGAGGTGAGTATGCAAGATTTAAAATAGTAGGAAAAGAAGATTATGAAATCATAAGAAAAGTTAAAATTAATAATAAGTGGCAAGAAGTTGCCAAAACACTCACAAAACATATTTGGGATGTTTCTGTTATCGGTAGAGAAAAAGATTTGAAACAAATCCCTAAAACAACAAATGCTAAAAAATATAAAATCATACAAAATAAAGGAGTAAATAGTGAGAGAGCCTATACAAAACAATATAGACAGAGAGTCTTACAAGAGCTCAGTAATCAATCAACTATCCGAAGAGAAGTTGCCCAAGAAAGAAACTCTATGCGAGTATTGTCCAAACAGCCTATGGTTTATGACACAAAACGAACTCAAATGCTTCTGCACCTCAATGCACTCAATCAGTTACAGCAAAGAGAGCGAAGAAGAGCCGATAATAGTTTGCGATGGACAAGTGCTAGGAATAATGAGATTACAAGAGATGGATAA
- a CDS encoding DUF5710 domain-containing protein — MPQKRIYLFVPFKDKEKARLLGAMWDEKEKKWFAPKSLDKNIFAQWLYPHQKKDFSFDENEVLTTFKFALEKQGLIISGLPIMDGKIHRVKTTTDKGREMSGAYSGFLNEYPAGFIQNFKTGIKENWKMPLENAKQNIINYQTINKNSASHINNNIKQDILELQQKTALKIEKEYSEAHWAYSNHPYLIKKGFSENFYLKQDSKGSLLIPLKDENGKIWSVQRIFPNGDKIIGIIKTKEEKEQGIEYSARKSGCFHIIGAKSLEYCKEFIIAEGFATAATIYKALEKPVIMGVDAGNLLKIVEALKDKFQNIPITIIADNDRKRELQGFSNVGVETAKEIQQKFSNIKIIIPKISDQEAEQGMSDFNDIFLKKGLEEVKKQLHSIDFQNKLKDFKNSAKQHNEQELIR; from the coding sequence ATGCCACAAAAAAGAATTTATTTATTTGTTCCTTTTAAAGATAAAGAAAAAGCAAGATTGTTGGGAGCTATGTGGGACGAAAAAGAAAAAAAATGGTTTGCTCCAAAAAGCTTGGATAAAAATATTTTTGCACAATGGCTTTATCCACACCAAAAAAAAGATTTTTCATTTGACGAAAATGAAGTGCTAACAACTTTCAAATTTGCTTTAGAAAAACAAGGCTTAATTATCAGTGGCTTACCCATTATGGATGGTAAAATTCATAGAGTGAAAACTACAACGGATAAGGGCAGAGAAATGAGTGGGGCTTATAGTGGGTTTTTAAATGAATATCCTGCGGGCTTTATTCAAAACTTTAAAACAGGTATTAAAGAAAATTGGAAAATGCCCTTAGAAAATGCGAAACAAAATATTATAAATTATCAAACTATTAATAAAAATTCTGCATCGCACATAAACAATAATATTAAGCAAGATATTTTAGAACTTCAGCAAAAAACTGCACTTAAAATTGAAAAAGAATACAGCGAAGCCCATTGGGCTTATTCTAATCATCCTTACCTAATCAAAAAAGGTTTTAGCGAAAATTTTTATTTAAAACAAGATAGTAAAGGCTCTCTTCTTATTCCCCTAAAAGACGAAAATGGAAAAATATGGTCTGTGCAAAGAATTTTTCCAAATGGCGATAAAATCATCGGTATCATCAAAACAAAAGAAGAAAAAGAACAAGGCATTGAATACTCCGCAAGAAAATCTGGGTGCTTTCACATCATAGGTGCAAAAAGCTTAGAATATTGTAAAGAATTTATCATAGCAGAAGGCTTTGCTACTGCTGCAACAATTTATAAAGCACTTGAAAAACCTGTTATAATGGGTGTAGATGCTGGAAATTTACTCAAAATCGTTGAAGCCTTAAAGGATAAATTTCAAAATATCCCTATCACTATAATCGCAGATAATGATAGAAAGAGAGAATTGCAGGGATTTTCTAATGTCGGCGTAGAAACAGCAAAAGAAATCCAACAAAAATTTTCAAACATTAAAATTATTATTCCAAAGATTAGCGACCAAGAAGCAGAGCAGGGAATGAGCGATTTTAATGATATTTTCCTAAAAAAAGGGCTTGAAGAAGTTAAAAAACAACTGCACTCTATTGATTTTCAAAACAAACTTAAAGATTTTAAAAACTCTGCGAAACAACATAATGAACAAGAGCTTATAAGATAG
- a CDS encoding NTPase — MEKDYKIKVTDTSKLNDHYKEAIQEGTYDGEDIDKFFNTIKTFDIAESLLKKDFSNQSIKFEIITDKEKIPLDIRLGDKNFQQGIEHLIKMGGSAINKEKLNDTIKKDLNKQLEQYKPKTYDEMLDGTFKALKNMSEIANKDIAAMIQEFANSYLKTRGKYEQKKINNLAKEPSFFKQKMNEFFKKKLNKVLPNREISNEKTYSHSR, encoded by the coding sequence ATGGAAAAAGACTACAAAATAAAAGTAACAGACACAAGCAAACTTAATGACCATTATAAAGAGGCGATACAAGAAGGCACTTATGATGGTGAAGATATTGATAAATTTTTCAACACAATCAAAACTTTTGACATTGCGGAAAGTTTATTAAAAAAAGATTTTTCAAATCAATCCATCAAATTTGAAATCATCACAGATAAAGAAAAAATTCCATTAGATATAAGACTTGGTGATAAAAATTTTCAACAAGGGATTGAGCATTTAATAAAAATGGGTGGCTCTGCTATCAATAAAGAAAAATTAAATGATACAATAAAAAAAGATCTCAATAAGCAACTAGAGCAATACAAACCTAAAACATATGATGAAATGCTAGATGGAACTTTTAAGGCTTTAAAAAATATGTCAGAAATAGCAAACAAAGATATAGCAGCAATGATACAAGAATTTGCAAACTCTTACTTAAAAACAAGAGGGAAATACGAACAAAAAAAAATAAATAACCTCGCAAAAGAGCCGTCATTTTTTAAGCAAAAAATGAACGAATTTTTCAAAAAAAAACTAAATAAAGTTTTACCAAATAGAGAAATTAGCAACGAAAAAACATATTCTCACTCAAGGTAA
- a CDS encoding TrbC/VirB2 family protein has translation MKKSLALVLISSTFLFGAGGIDKVNTFLQNLSTAFYAIGVFILTIAIMWGGSKIMFQGQTLREVAPIFIGGILFGSASALAGYFIS, from the coding sequence ATGAAAAAATCACTCGCTTTGGTTCTTATAAGTTCCACATTTTTATTTGGAGCTGGTGGGATAGATAAAGTTAATACTTTTTTGCAGAATTTAAGCACAGCTTTCTATGCTATTGGCGTATTTATACTTACTATTGCAATTATGTGGGGTGGTTCTAAAATAATGTTTCAAGGACAAACACTTAGAGAGGTTGCTCCTATTTTTATCGGTGGTATTCTTTTTGGTTCGGCTTCGGCACTTGCTGGTTATTTTATTTCATAA
- a CDS encoding NYN domain-containing protein, with protein MEAKELAKRLKDYVWETLRRNEDYLYRVYIYDCEPLDKNVPMPPIEKTDKSKNLSKTTTYKFRSELLNHLRKQPYFAVRLGEIDENSFQWKFRDYDKFRKILRKEIDIGELTNEDFVLDIKQKGVDMKIGLDIATLANKHQAEKIILITADSDFIPAVKHARKEGIIVQLDPMRVPETQIKKGLLEHIDILSSVFINKNKNGD; from the coding sequence ATGGAGGCTAAAGAATTGGCTAAGAGATTAAAAGATTATGTGTGGGAAACCCTTAGAAGAAATGAAGATTATTTATATAGAGTTTATATTTACGATTGCGAACCGTTAGATAAAAATGTTCCTATGCCACCCATAGAAAAAACCGATAAATCTAAAAACTTAAGCAAAACTACAACATACAAATTTAGAAGCGAACTTTTAAATCACCTAAGAAAACAACCTTATTTTGCTGTAAGATTAGGTGAAATCGATGAAAATTCGTTTCAATGGAAATTTAGAGATTATGATAAATTTAGAAAAATTCTACGCAAAGAAATAGATATTGGTGAGCTTACAAACGAAGATTTTGTTTTAGATATTAAACAAAAGGGTGTCGATATGAAAATAGGACTTGATATTGCAACTTTAGCAAATAAACATCAAGCCGAAAAAATAATTTTAATCACAGCAGATAGTGATTTTATCCCTGCTGTTAAGCACGCCAGAAAAGAAGGAATTATTGTTCAATTAGATCCAATGAGAGTTCCAGAAACTCAAATTAAAAAAGGTTTGTTGGAGCATATTGACATCCTTTCGTCTGTTTTTATTAATAAAAATAAAAATGGCGATTAA
- a CDS encoding recombinase family protein, which produces MVLAYIRVSTNKQDIETQKYQILQYAFNEKLNIDEFVEVQQSSTKSPHKRRINELKSKVNKGDILIVYEISRLGRSMFETMNLILELSEQGVQFVFLKQPELSSFNSAHSKLLLSFYTYMAEVEKDFISQRTKAGLEKARANGKILGRPVGSYSSMYDEHLETIKELIDKELSLKSIWKYIGKKGSYVTFYNFCKSRKLITKSLS; this is translated from the coding sequence ATGGTTTTAGCATACATTAGGGTAAGCACTAATAAACAGGATATAGAAACACAAAAATATCAAATTTTACAATATGCTTTTAATGAAAAATTGAATATAGATGAATTTGTAGAAGTGCAGCAAAGCTCCACTAAAAGTCCGCATAAAAGAAGAATTAATGAATTGAAATCTAAAGTTAACAAGGGCGATATATTAATTGTTTATGAAATTTCGAGACTTGGTAGGAGTATGTTTGAAACTATGAATTTGATTTTAGAGTTATCAGAACAAGGAGTTCAATTTGTCTTTTTAAAACAACCTGAACTTAGCAGTTTTAATAGTGCCCACTCAAAATTATTGCTGAGTTTTTATACCTATATGGCAGAAGTAGAAAAAGATTTTATCTCACAAAGAACAAAGGCTGGACTTGAAAAAGCTAGAGCAAATGGAAAGATTTTAGGGCGTCCTGTTGGCTCTTATTCTAGTATGTATGATGAGCATTTGGAAACAATTAAAGAACTCATAGATAAAGAATTATCTTTAAAATCTATTTGGAAGTATATAGGCAAAAAAGGTAGCTATGTAACATTTTACAATTTTTGCAAATCAAGAAAACTAATAACAAAGAGTTTATCATAA
- a CDS encoding Rha family transcriptional regulator, translating to MNVVINKQEVQFSTQDNQTFCTSLDVARVFGKQHKHILVSIERILSDLREIGASNEMLNFRQVVRTSQTTNPKNGKIVNRKMPMYNLTRDGFSLLAMGFTGKTALQWKIAFLNAFNEMERLLKKELLNPNKYIIDLMALVQPNLPQSDYKISVIITDKPHSKEAKNIFSLDYLVDNRTPKDPKNSQ from the coding sequence ATGAATGTGGTTATTAATAAACAAGAAGTGCAATTTAGCACTCAAGATAATCAAACTTTTTGCACAAGTTTAGATGTAGCTAGGGTTTTTGGAAAGCAACATAAACATATACTAGTAAGCATTGAACGCATTTTAAGCGATTTACGAGAAATAGGAGCTTCCAACGAAATGCTCAATTTTCGGCAGGTCGTAAGAACCTCGCAAACAACGAACCCTAAAAATGGAAAGATAGTTAATAGAAAAATGCCTATGTATAATCTAACCAGAGATGGTTTTTCACTTTTAGCAATGGGCTTTACAGGAAAAACTGCACTACAATGGAAAATCGCTTTTTTAAATGCCTTTAATGAAATGGAAAGACTTCTAAAAAAAGAACTTCTAAATCCTAATAAATACATTATAGATTTAATGGCACTTGTGCAACCAAATTTGCCTCAAAGTGATTACAAAATTAGTGTAATTATAACAGATAAACCGCACTCTAAAGAAGCTAAAAATATTTTTTCTTTGGATTATCTTGTTGATAATCGCACACCAAAAGACCCAAAGAATTCGCAATGA
- a CDS encoding AAA family ATPase — translation MPKRNTIDTITLGIFSDENVSVICEDTIKLEKGSVAVLSGNSEVGKSFLALKICANAINDGLKPFFWSIEDKNQAILERIKNIENFYPFNTAELEFSNELPKIDKEPISSLKEELNELADCDLIVIDTFSAFFSILGFKDQNNQNDVQSFFNVLTDVAKSNKQAILLLHHLDKKGESLMGSSVIINAPRLVYKLSFQKGEDKSSTTYRLLEVLKDNNNINAGEFQKTIKVLQNNSIDEPLIKDVKVENIDNHTLEIINKKDISAVNVNDLAEGYVTMNENRGVFYLSSRKLTDTNFYKAFKENDNKVSFEMIGSNGSSYAITLKNSLLTQTHRNILDALFLYIKKNVDTSVIRKYQEQFWDMEVRLEPYKFLKQYLNKAPSNYSWLKQKFTEISRFAYDLSFTQNIEVKDKQTTTQRDKGILMFDSVERITKENGVIVSVFVLTVRREYIKRLETESTLSYDDDLSKILIDLNSLVAQDLIRFLTSFPDKKILSYSEFCEIKAYKFYKENSIISKQKKEIIKLKNKLIEFGINIYGKGVEFADYDDEFFYRKYKNENDLFFIYKSNNRVKRYIKRNDPMNQLNTKNNKFLLQKSLFD, via the coding sequence ATGCCAAAACGCAATACTATTGATACCATCACACTTGGGATTTTTAGCGATGAAAATGTTTCTGTGATTTGTGAAGATACCATTAAATTAGAAAAAGGCTCTGTCGCTGTGCTAAGTGGCAATAGTGAAGTGGGTAAATCTTTCTTAGCTTTAAAAATTTGTGCTAATGCTATCAATGATGGCTTAAAACCTTTTTTTTGGAGTATAGAAGACAAAAATCAAGCAATTTTAGAACGCATTAAAAATATAGAAAATTTTTATCCTTTTAATACTGCGGAACTTGAATTTTCTAATGAACTTCCAAAAATTGATAAAGAACCTATAAGTAGCTTAAAAGAAGAGCTTAATGAATTAGCAGATTGCGATTTAATCGTCATTGATACCTTTAGTGCATTTTTTTCAATTTTAGGTTTTAAAGACCAAAATAATCAAAATGATGTGCAAAGTTTTTTTAATGTTTTAACAGATGTGGCTAAATCAAATAAACAAGCTATTTTACTACTTCATCACTTGGATAAAAAAGGTGAAAGTCTTATGGGTAGCTCTGTCATTATTAATGCTCCTAGACTTGTTTATAAGCTTTCATTTCAAAAAGGAGAGGATAAAAGTTCTACCACCTATCGTTTGCTTGAAGTTTTAAAAGACAATAATAATATCAATGCTGGAGAATTTCAAAAAACAATTAAAGTCTTGCAAAATAATAGCATTGATGAGCCTTTAATCAAAGATGTGAAAGTGGAAAATATTGACAATCATACCTTAGAGATTATCAATAAAAAAGATATTTCTGCTGTTAATGTTAATGATTTAGCAGAGGGTTATGTAACAATGAATGAGAATAGAGGAGTCTTTTATCTAAGCTCACGCAAACTTACTGATACTAATTTTTATAAAGCTTTTAAAGAAAATGATAATAAAGTATCGTTTGAAATGATTGGTTCAAATGGTTCATCTTATGCGATTACCCTTAAAAACTCTTTGCTTACACAAACACATAGAAATATTTTAGACGCTTTGTTTTTGTATATTAAGAAAAATGTAGATACCAGTGTTATAAGAAAGTATCAAGAGCAATTTTGGGATATGGAAGTAAGATTAGAACCTTATAAATTTTTAAAACAATATCTCAATAAAGCTCCTAGCAATTATTCGTGGTTGAAACAAAAATTTACGGAAATTTCTCGCTTTGCGTATGATTTATCTTTTACTCAAAATATTGAAGTTAAAGACAAGCAGACAACTACTCAAAGAGATAAGGGAATTTTGATGTTTGATTCTGTGGAGCGTATCACAAAAGAAAATGGCGTAATTGTGTCTGTATTTGTGCTAACAGTTCGCAGAGAATATATCAAAAGACTTGAAACAGAATCAACACTCTCTTATGATGATGATTTATCAAAAATTCTTATTGATTTAAATTCTTTAGTGGCTCAAGATTTAATAAGATTTTTAACAAGTTTTCCTGATAAAAAAATCCTTAGTTATAGTGAGTTTTGCGAAATTAAGGCTTATAAATTCTATAAAGAAAACTCCATAATTTCAAAACAAAAGAAAGAAATTATTAAGCTAAAGAATAAGCTTATAGAATTTGGTATTAATATCTATGGTAAAGGTGTGGAATTCGCCGATTATGATGACGAATTCTTTTATCGTAAATATAAAAATGAAAATGATTTATTTTTCATCTACAAAAGCAATAATAGGGTAAAAAGATATATCAAGCGTAATGACCCTATGAATCAATTAAACACCAAAAATAACAAATTCCTTTTGCAGAAGTCTTTGTTTGATTAA
- a CDS encoding type II toxin-antitoxin system HicB family antitoxin — MLLNVIIEKDQDGYFARILELEGCVSQGNTYEEALFNIKEAGELYLESLKSEEKRTIENKITSIVPVVLANA; from the coding sequence ATGTTATTGAATGTTATCATTGAAAAAGATCAAGATGGATATTTTGCACGCATTTTAGAGCTTGAAGGTTGTGTTTCACAAGGCAATACTTATGAAGAGGCTTTGTTTAATATAAAAGAAGCAGGGGAACTTTATTTAGAAAGCCTTAAAAGTGAAGAAAAAAGAACTATTGAAAATAAAATAACCTCAATTGTTCCTGTGGTTTTAGCCAATGCCTGA